One stretch of Micromonospora echinospora DNA includes these proteins:
- a CDS encoding endonuclease/exonuclease/phosphatase family protein: MITAPDLSRGGTRGGLWATTACWLAVAPVAAWALVRLAGLERGPLVLAIAFTPYVAAVAPVVAVSALALRRRAPAVVAALAALSLIGAVAPRVIPDTGPPADGPTLRLLTANLRLGSADAAGLVGLVRTRRVDVLTVQELTPALATELDRLGLATLLPHRSLSPEVGSTGSGVYARHPLRDTGHRRNKGFFFTQAYATVTVPGAPPLRVESAHPAAPYAVDVVPDWWTDQRAQPPATPDGGLSVLAGDFNATLDHAALRGLIATGYTDAADAAGAGFGGTWGPYDGDPIPPVTIDHVLVDRRIAVRAAGTFPVPGSDHRALLAELRLPAG; the protein is encoded by the coding sequence ATGATCACGGCACCGGACCTGTCCCGGGGCGGCACCCGGGGCGGACTCTGGGCCACCACCGCGTGCTGGCTGGCAGTCGCGCCGGTCGCCGCCTGGGCGCTCGTCCGCCTGGCCGGGCTGGAACGCGGTCCGCTGGTGCTGGCGATCGCCTTCACGCCGTACGTCGCCGCGGTGGCCCCGGTCGTGGCGGTGTCGGCGCTGGCCCTGCGGCGCCGGGCCCCGGCGGTGGTCGCGGCCCTCGCCGCGCTGTCGCTGATCGGCGCGGTGGCGCCCCGGGTGATTCCCGACACCGGTCCCCCGGCCGACGGGCCGACGCTGCGGCTGCTCACCGCCAACCTGCGCCTCGGCTCGGCCGACGCGGCGGGACTGGTCGGCCTGGTCCGGACGCGCCGGGTGGACGTGCTCACGGTGCAGGAACTCACCCCGGCGCTCGCGACCGAGCTGGACCGGCTCGGCCTGGCCACGCTGCTGCCGCACCGGTCGCTGAGCCCCGAGGTCGGCTCCACCGGCTCCGGCGTGTACGCCCGCCACCCGCTGCGCGACACCGGGCACCGCCGCAACAAGGGGTTCTTCTTCACCCAGGCGTACGCGACGGTGACGGTGCCGGGGGCGCCGCCGTTACGGGTGGAATCGGCGCACCCGGCCGCGCCGTACGCGGTCGACGTGGTGCCGGACTGGTGGACCGACCAGCGCGCCCAGCCGCCGGCCACCCCGGACGGCGGGCTGAGCGTGCTGGCCGGGGACTTCAACGCGACGCTCGACCACGCGGCGCTGCGGGGCCTGATCGCCACCGGCTACACCGACGCGGCGGACGCGGCCGGGGCCGGGTTCGGCGGCACCTGGGGCCCGTACGACGGCGACCCGATCCCGCCGGTCACCATCGACCACGTCCTGGTGGACCGGCGCATCGCGGTGCGCGCCGCCGGCACCTTCCCGGTGCCGGGCAGCGATCACCGCGCGCTGCTGGCCGAGCTGCGCCTGCCGGCCGGGTGA
- a CDS encoding 3-isopropylmalate dehydrogenase codes for MARIAVVAGDGIGPEVVAQARKVLDAVLPGIEATEYDLGAARWHRTGEALPDSVLDELAGHDAILLGAVGDPTVPPGVLERGLLLKLRFAFDQYVNLRPSRLWPGVGGPLAAVKPGEVDLVVVREGTEGLYAGAGGALHRDTPAEVATEESLNTRHGVERVIRDAFARARRRERRKVTLVHKTNVLTHAGSLWSRAFAAVAAEHPDVTTEYQHIDAAAMFLVTNPSRYDVVVTDNLFGDILTDIAAAVTGGIGLAASGCINPEGRYPSMFEPVHGSAPDIAGKGVADPVAAVLSAALLLDQLGHADAAARVTAAVGAELAARTPGAPLRTEEVGDRLAGYAVS; via the coding sequence GTGGCACGCATCGCGGTGGTGGCCGGCGACGGCATCGGACCCGAGGTGGTCGCGCAGGCCCGCAAGGTCCTCGACGCGGTGCTGCCCGGCATCGAGGCCACCGAGTACGACCTGGGCGCGGCGCGCTGGCACCGCACCGGCGAGGCGCTGCCCGACTCCGTCCTCGACGAGCTGGCCGGTCACGACGCCATCCTGCTCGGCGCGGTCGGCGACCCGACCGTGCCGCCGGGCGTGCTGGAGCGCGGCCTGCTGCTCAAGCTCCGGTTCGCCTTCGACCAGTACGTCAACCTGCGCCCGTCCCGGCTCTGGCCCGGCGTCGGCGGCCCGCTCGCCGCGGTCAAGCCCGGCGAGGTCGACCTCGTGGTGGTCCGCGAGGGCACCGAGGGCCTGTACGCGGGCGCCGGTGGCGCGCTGCACCGGGACACCCCGGCCGAGGTGGCCACCGAGGAGAGCCTGAACACCCGGCACGGCGTCGAGCGGGTCATCCGTGACGCCTTCGCCCGTGCCCGCCGCCGCGAGCGGCGCAAGGTCACGCTCGTGCACAAGACCAACGTGCTCACCCACGCCGGATCGCTCTGGTCGCGCGCCTTCGCCGCGGTGGCCGCCGAGCACCCCGACGTCACCACCGAGTACCAGCACATCGACGCCGCCGCGATGTTCCTGGTGACCAACCCGTCCCGCTACGACGTGGTGGTCACCGACAACCTCTTCGGCGACATCCTCACCGACATCGCCGCCGCGGTGACCGGCGGCATCGGGCTGGCGGCCAGCGGCTGCATCAACCCGGAGGGGCGCTACCCGTCGATGTTCGAGCCGGTGCACGGCTCCGCGCCGGACATCGCCGGCAAGGGCGTCGCCGACCCGGTCGCCGCCGTGCTCTCCGCCGCGCTGCTGCTGGACCAGCTCGGCCACGCCGACGCCGCCGCCCGGGTGACCGCCGCGGTCGGCGCCGAGCTGGCCGCGCGTACGCCCGGCGCGCCGCTGCGCACCGAGGAGGTCGGCGACCGGCTCGCCGGGTACGCCGTATCCTGA
- a CDS encoding tyrosine-protein phosphatase: MSDVDAPQSPFPTLFNFREVGGYAAGDGRGVRRGRLYRSDSLHRIDESDRAAFTALGIRTVIDLRRPTEVERDGRVPAYDGLTYRHIHPEHADWGANRFDASGVSLARYLADRYADLARTGTAGLAEAVGLIADSANAPVVVHCVAGKDRTGIVCALTLAVLGVPDEDVVADYALSSAASQRFAEWVRATLPDAEEPPPPFLDSPAETMELFLAELRAGYGSVEGYLTHAGVTEAQLESLRTHLLD; the protein is encoded by the coding sequence GTGTCGGATGTGGACGCCCCGCAGAGCCCCTTCCCCACCCTGTTCAACTTCCGTGAGGTCGGCGGGTACGCCGCCGGCGACGGGCGCGGCGTACGGCGCGGCCGGCTCTACCGTTCCGACTCGCTGCACCGCATCGACGAGAGCGACCGGGCGGCGTTCACCGCGCTCGGCATCCGTACCGTGATCGACCTGCGCCGCCCCACCGAGGTGGAACGCGACGGGCGGGTGCCCGCCTACGACGGGCTCACCTACCGGCACATCCACCCCGAGCACGCCGACTGGGGCGCGAACCGGTTCGACGCCTCCGGCGTCAGCCTGGCCCGCTACCTGGCCGACCGGTACGCCGACCTGGCACGCACCGGCACGGCCGGGCTCGCCGAGGCGGTCGGACTGATCGCCGACAGCGCCAACGCCCCGGTGGTGGTGCACTGCGTCGCCGGCAAGGACCGCACCGGCATCGTCTGCGCGCTCACGCTGGCCGTGCTCGGGGTGCCCGACGAGGACGTGGTCGCCGACTACGCGCTCAGCAGCGCCGCGTCGCAGCGCTTCGCCGAGTGGGTACGGGCCACGCTGCCGGACGCGGAGGAGCCGCCGCCGCCGTTCCTGGACTCGCCCGCCGAGACGATGGAGCTGTTCCTGGCCGAGCTGCGCGCCGGCTACGGCTCGGTCGAGGGCTATCTGACCCACGCCGGCGTCACCGAGGCGCAGTTGGAGTCCCTGCGCACCCACCTGCTGGACTGA
- a CDS encoding AAA family ATPase produces the protein MTDISDTLASVPSLVDADASGVELEQTLVEVKRVIVGQDRLVDRLLTALIANGHCLLEGVPGVAKTLAAQTLATVVSGTFSRIQFTPDLVPSDIVGTRIYRASTEQFDVELGPIMANLVLADEINRAPAKVQSALLEAMAEGQVSIGGRSWPVPEPFLVLATQNPIESEGVYQLPEAQRDRFLMKVVVDYPSDADELAILYRMSTERPTASTVLDPTRLRDLQRRATDVFVHHALAEYVVRLILATRDPERFGMPDIAPLLAYGASPRATLGLVAAARAQALIHGRDYVLPEDIRDLAVDVLAHRLVLTFDAVADGISGEDVVRRVIEAVPPPRLVNGPTEAAPDLAAA, from the coding sequence GTGACGGACATCTCGGACACCCTGGCCAGCGTGCCCAGCCTGGTCGATGCCGACGCGAGCGGCGTCGAGCTGGAACAGACCCTCGTCGAGGTCAAACGCGTGATCGTCGGGCAGGATCGGCTCGTCGACCGCCTGCTCACCGCCCTCATCGCCAACGGTCACTGCCTGCTGGAGGGCGTACCGGGAGTGGCCAAGACGCTCGCGGCGCAGACGCTCGCCACAGTGGTCAGCGGCACGTTCTCCCGGATCCAGTTCACGCCCGACCTGGTGCCCTCCGACATCGTCGGCACCCGCATCTACCGCGCCTCGACCGAGCAGTTCGACGTGGAGCTGGGCCCGATCATGGCGAACCTCGTGCTCGCCGACGAGATCAACCGGGCTCCGGCCAAGGTGCAGTCGGCGCTGCTGGAGGCGATGGCCGAAGGGCAGGTCTCGATCGGCGGGCGGAGCTGGCCGGTGCCGGAGCCGTTCCTGGTCCTGGCCACCCAGAACCCGATCGAGTCCGAGGGCGTCTACCAGCTCCCCGAGGCGCAGCGCGACCGCTTCCTCATGAAGGTCGTGGTCGACTATCCGAGCGACGCCGACGAGCTGGCCATCCTCTACCGGATGAGCACCGAGCGCCCCACCGCCAGCACGGTGCTCGACCCGACCCGGCTGCGTGACCTCCAGCGCCGCGCCACCGACGTCTTCGTCCACCACGCGCTCGCCGAGTACGTGGTCCGCCTCATCCTCGCCACCCGGGACCCGGAACGCTTCGGCATGCCCGACATCGCGCCCCTGCTGGCGTACGGGGCCAGCCCTCGGGCCACGCTCGGCCTGGTGGCGGCCGCCCGCGCGCAGGCGCTCATCCACGGCCGGGACTACGTGCTCCCCGAGGACATCCGGGACCTGGCGGTGGACGTGCTGGCGCACCGGCTCGTGCTCACCTTCGACGCGGTCGCCGACGGGATCTCCGGCGAGGACGTGGTGCGCCGGGTGATCGAGGCGGTGCCGCCGCCCCGGCTGGTGAACGGGCCCACCGAGGCGGCGCCGGACCTGGCGGCGGCATGA
- the cimA gene encoding citramalate synthase: MTFQVYDTTLRDGAQREGLTYSVVDKLAVARLLDDLGVGFIEGGWPGAVPKDTEFFRRARTELELRHAILVAFGATRKAGLAVEDDPQVRGLLDAQTPAVALVAKADLRHVERALRTTAEENLAMIRDTVSYLVAQGRRVFVDGEHCYDGFRFDPGYTTAVAETALAAGAERFVLCDTNGGMLPSQVTAVIEGLVARTGIAPELLGMHAQNDTACAVANTIAAVEAGVRHVQGTANGYGERPGNADIFAIVANLQLKLGMPVLPEGCLEQMVRVSHAIAEIANIAPDTHQAYVGAAAFAHKAGLHASAIKVDPLLYNHVEPTVVGNDMRILVTEMAGRASIELKSRELGLDLAGHPDTLSRVTGRVKELEADGWSFEAADASFELLVRSELPGAAPVRPFTLESYRVLVEHREDGAVVSEATVKIRVRGERVIATAEGNGPVNALDEALRVGLARHYPELREFELADYKVRILEGSHGTGAVTRVLVETAGAGRDWTTVGVHPNVVEASWVALVDALTYGLDRARVPGGSAA, from the coding sequence ATGACCTTCCAGGTGTACGACACGACGCTGCGCGACGGCGCCCAGCGCGAAGGACTCACGTACTCGGTGGTCGACAAGCTGGCGGTGGCCCGCCTGCTCGACGACCTCGGGGTCGGCTTCATCGAGGGGGGCTGGCCGGGCGCGGTGCCGAAGGACACCGAGTTCTTCCGCCGGGCCCGCACCGAGCTGGAACTGCGGCACGCGATCCTGGTCGCCTTCGGCGCCACCCGCAAGGCCGGCCTGGCGGTCGAGGACGACCCGCAGGTGCGCGGGCTGCTCGACGCGCAGACCCCGGCCGTCGCCCTGGTCGCCAAGGCGGACCTGCGGCACGTGGAACGCGCGCTGCGCACCACCGCCGAGGAGAACCTGGCGATGATCCGCGACACCGTGTCGTACCTGGTGGCGCAGGGCCGGCGGGTCTTCGTCGACGGGGAGCACTGCTACGACGGGTTCCGCTTCGACCCGGGCTACACCACCGCCGTGGCGGAGACCGCGCTGGCCGCCGGCGCCGAGCGCTTCGTGCTCTGCGACACCAACGGCGGCATGCTGCCCTCCCAGGTCACCGCCGTGATCGAAGGGCTGGTGGCGCGCACCGGGATCGCGCCGGAACTGCTCGGCATGCACGCGCAGAACGACACCGCCTGCGCGGTCGCCAACACCATCGCCGCGGTCGAGGCCGGCGTCCGCCACGTGCAGGGCACCGCCAACGGGTACGGCGAGCGCCCCGGCAACGCCGACATCTTCGCGATCGTCGCCAATCTTCAGCTCAAACTGGGCATGCCCGTCCTACCGGAGGGCTGCCTGGAACAGATGGTGCGGGTCTCGCACGCCATCGCCGAGATCGCCAACATCGCCCCCGACACCCACCAGGCCTACGTCGGGGCCGCCGCCTTCGCTCACAAGGCGGGGCTGCACGCGAGCGCGATCAAGGTCGACCCGTTGCTCTACAACCACGTGGAACCCACCGTGGTGGGCAACGACATGCGGATCCTGGTGACCGAGATGGCCGGCCGGGCCAGCATCGAGCTCAAGAGCCGTGAGCTCGGTCTGGACCTGGCCGGCCATCCGGACACCCTGTCCCGGGTCACCGGGCGGGTCAAGGAGCTGGAGGCCGACGGGTGGTCGTTCGAGGCCGCCGACGCCTCGTTCGAACTGCTGGTCCGCTCGGAGCTGCCGGGCGCGGCGCCGGTCCGGCCGTTCACGCTGGAGTCGTACCGGGTGCTGGTCGAGCACCGCGAGGACGGCGCAGTGGTCTCCGAGGCCACCGTGAAGATCCGGGTACGCGGCGAACGGGTGATCGCCACCGCCGAGGGCAACGGCCCGGTCAACGCGCTGGACGAGGCGCTGCGGGTGGGCCTGGCGCGGCACTACCCGGAACTGCGCGAATTCGAGCTGGCCGACTACAAGGTCCGCATCCTGGAGGGAAGCCACGGCACCGGCGCGGTGACGCGGGTGCTCGTGGAGACCGCCGGGGCCGGTCGCGACTGGACCACTGTGGGCGTGCACCCGAACGTCGTCGAGGCCAGCTGGGTCGCGCTCGTCGACGCCCTCACCTACGGCCTGGACCGGGCCCGTGTGCCGGGCGGGAGCGCGGCCTGA
- a CDS encoding branched-chain amino acid aminotransferase: MSGGDKLDFEIRPNPAPVSAADRAALLANPGFGRVFTDHMVTIRYAEGKGWYDARLEARAPIPMDPAAAVLHYAQEIFEGLKAYRTGDAVTMFRPEANAARFNASARRLAMPELPDETFVESLRRLVEIDQAWIPQHEDASLYLRPFMFASEVFLGVRPANEYLYCVIASPAGAYFSGGVKPVTVWVSPDYTRAAPGGTGAAKCGGNYAASLAAQAEAIEAGCDQVVFLDAVERRYVDELGGMNVFFVYDDGSIVTPPLGGTILPGITRDAILALAAEAGHEVREAPVSFADWQTDAASGRLREVFACGTAAVVTPIGGVRFPAGEFLIGGGEPGRTTMALRQKLVDIQRGRAEDPHGWVTRVI, translated from the coding sequence ATGAGCGGTGGTGACAAGCTCGATTTCGAGATCCGTCCGAATCCCGCGCCGGTATCCGCCGCCGACCGGGCCGCCCTGCTGGCGAACCCCGGTTTCGGCCGGGTCTTCACCGACCACATGGTCACCATCCGCTACGCCGAGGGCAAGGGCTGGTACGACGCCCGCCTGGAGGCGCGCGCGCCGATCCCGATGGACCCGGCGGCGGCGGTGCTGCACTACGCGCAGGAGATCTTCGAAGGGCTGAAGGCGTACCGCACCGGTGACGCGGTGACGATGTTCCGCCCGGAGGCGAACGCGGCCCGGTTCAACGCGTCCGCCCGCCGGCTCGCCATGCCGGAGCTGCCGGACGAGACGTTCGTGGAGTCGCTGCGCCGGCTCGTCGAGATCGACCAGGCGTGGATCCCGCAGCACGAGGACGCCAGCCTCTACCTGCGTCCGTTCATGTTCGCCAGCGAGGTCTTCCTCGGTGTGCGCCCGGCCAACGAATACCTCTACTGCGTCATCGCCTCGCCCGCCGGGGCGTACTTCTCCGGTGGGGTGAAGCCGGTGACGGTCTGGGTCTCGCCGGACTACACCCGGGCGGCGCCCGGCGGCACCGGCGCGGCGAAGTGCGGCGGCAACTACGCGGCCTCGCTCGCGGCACAGGCCGAGGCGATCGAGGCCGGCTGCGACCAGGTGGTCTTCCTGGACGCGGTCGAGCGGCGCTACGTCGACGAGCTGGGCGGCATGAACGTCTTCTTCGTCTACGACGACGGCAGCATCGTCACCCCGCCGCTGGGCGGCACGATCCTGCCCGGCATCACCCGCGACGCGATCCTCGCGCTGGCCGCCGAGGCCGGGCACGAGGTGCGGGAGGCGCCGGTCAGCTTCGCCGACTGGCAGACGGACGCGGCCAGCGGGCGACTGCGCGAGGTGTTCGCCTGCGGCACGGCCGCTGTCGTCACCCCGATCGGCGGCGTGCGCTTCCCGGCGGGCGAGTTCCTCATCGGCGGTGGCGAACCGGGCCGGACCACCATGGCGCTGCGCCAGAAGCTCGTCGACATCCAGCGCGGTCGCGCCGAGGACCCGCACGGCTGGGTCACCCGGGTCATCTGA
- a CDS encoding PRC-barrel domain-containing protein produces the protein MDGLDPRATHGGTEPILDDGRGAVAGGAPAGAFDPWRYRDEAGVASADLTGYKVEATDGAIGKIDRASHEVDDSYLVVDTGPWIFGKKVMLPAGTVNLVDHDARTVHVDRDKDQIKAAPEFDEASHADPGYRDRLGGYYGESHSALPPDVPPRI, from the coding sequence ATGGACGGACTGGACCCGCGCGCCACGCACGGCGGCACCGAGCCGATCCTCGACGACGGCCGGGGCGCGGTCGCCGGTGGAGCCCCGGCGGGCGCCTTCGACCCGTGGCGCTACCGCGACGAGGCGGGCGTGGCGAGCGCCGACCTGACCGGCTACAAGGTCGAGGCCACCGACGGCGCCATCGGCAAGATCGACCGGGCGAGCCACGAGGTGGACGACAGCTACCTGGTCGTGGACACCGGGCCGTGGATCTTCGGCAAGAAGGTGATGCTCCCGGCCGGCACCGTGAACCTCGTCGACCACGACGCCCGTACCGTGCACGTCGACCGGGACAAGGACCAGATCAAGGCCGCACCGGAATTCGACGAGGCCAGCCACGCCGACCCGGGCTACCGGGACCGGCTCGGCGGCTACTACGGCGAGAGCCACTCGGCGCTGCCACCGGACGTACCGCCGCGCATCTGA
- the serA gene encoding phosphoglycerate dehydrogenase, with product MNPVVLIAEELAPAAIEVLAHDFDVRHVDGTDRPALLSALSEADAVIVRSATQIDAEAIAAAPRLKVVARAGVGLDNVEVSAATARGVMVVNAPTSNIVSAAEQAVALLLAVARNTASASAALKAGEWKRSKYTGVEIQGKTVGVVGLGRIGVLFAQRIAAFGTRLIAYDPYIQPARAAQLGVRLVGLEELLRESDFISIHLPKTPETVGLIGEKELAIVKPGVRIVNAARGGLVDEQALADAIAEGRVAGAGVDVYAKEPCTSSPLFAFDNVVATPHLGASTNEAQDKAGLAVAKSVKLALQGEFVPDAVNVQAGGVVAEDVRPLLPLAERLGRAFTALAGGVAASVTVEVRGEIAGHDVSVLKLAATKGLFSSVVEEQVTYVNAPHLAAERGVEVTLATPGETVDHPNLVTVRGALPDGRTVRVSGTVVHTGARDVFKLTEVDGFDVEIGAEGILVFLRYADRPGVVGTVGTLLGEAGVNIAAMQVARREAGGETLMTLTVDQALGADLLTSAADSIGAVAASAADLRDV from the coding sequence ATGAATCCTGTCGTACTGATCGCCGAAGAACTCGCCCCCGCCGCCATCGAGGTGCTCGCCCACGACTTCGATGTGCGCCACGTGGACGGCACCGACCGCCCGGCCCTGCTCTCTGCGCTCTCCGAGGCCGACGCGGTGATCGTACGAAGCGCCACCCAGATCGACGCCGAGGCGATCGCGGCCGCGCCGCGGCTCAAGGTGGTCGCCCGCGCCGGCGTCGGTCTGGACAACGTCGAGGTGTCCGCCGCCACCGCTCGGGGCGTCATGGTCGTCAACGCGCCCACCTCGAACATCGTCTCCGCCGCCGAGCAGGCCGTCGCGCTGCTGCTCGCGGTGGCCCGCAACACCGCCAGCGCCAGCGCCGCGCTCAAGGCCGGCGAGTGGAAGCGGTCGAAGTACACCGGCGTGGAGATCCAGGGCAAGACCGTGGGCGTGGTCGGCCTCGGTCGCATCGGCGTGCTCTTCGCCCAGCGCATCGCCGCGTTCGGCACCCGGCTGATCGCGTACGACCCGTACATCCAGCCGGCCCGCGCCGCGCAGCTCGGCGTCCGCCTGGTCGGGCTGGAGGAGCTGCTGCGGGAGAGCGACTTCATCTCCATCCACCTGCCGAAGACGCCGGAGACGGTGGGCCTGATCGGCGAGAAGGAGCTGGCGATCGTCAAGCCGGGCGTCCGGATCGTCAACGCGGCCCGGGGCGGACTGGTCGACGAGCAGGCGCTCGCCGACGCGATCGCGGAGGGCCGGGTCGCCGGCGCCGGCGTCGACGTGTACGCCAAGGAGCCCTGCACCTCCTCGCCGCTGTTCGCCTTCGACAACGTGGTGGCCACCCCGCACCTGGGCGCCTCCACCAACGAGGCGCAGGACAAGGCCGGTCTCGCCGTGGCCAAGAGCGTCAAGCTCGCGCTCCAGGGCGAGTTCGTCCCGGACGCGGTGAACGTGCAGGCCGGCGGCGTGGTCGCCGAGGACGTACGCCCGCTGCTGCCGCTGGCCGAGCGGCTGGGCCGGGCGTTCACCGCCCTGGCCGGCGGGGTGGCCGCCAGCGTCACCGTCGAGGTGCGCGGTGAGATCGCCGGCCACGACGTGTCGGTGCTCAAGCTCGCCGCCACCAAGGGGCTGTTCAGCTCCGTGGTGGAGGAGCAGGTCACCTACGTCAACGCGCCGCACCTGGCCGCCGAGCGGGGCGTCGAGGTCACCCTGGCCACGCCGGGCGAGACGGTCGACCACCCGAACCTGGTGACCGTGCGCGGCGCGCTGCCGGACGGGCGTACCGTCCGGGTGTCCGGCACCGTGGTGCACACCGGCGCCCGTGACGTGTTCAAGCTGACCGAGGTGGACGGCTTCGACGTGGAGATCGGCGCGGAGGGCATCCTGGTCTTCCTGCGCTACGCCGACCGGCCCGGCGTGGTCGGCACCGTCGGCACGCTGCTCGGTGAGGCCGGCGTGAACATCGCCGCCATGCAGGTGGCCCGCCGCGAGGCCGGTGGCGAGACGCTGATGACGCTCACCGTCGACCAGGCGCTCGGCGCCGACCTGCTCACCTCCGCCGCCGACTCGATCGGCGCGGTGGCGGCCAGCGCCGCAGACCTGCGCGACGTGTAG
- a CDS encoding peroxiredoxin codes for MLTVGDHFPEYELTACVSLDADKAFETINHKSHEGQWRVVFFWPKDFTFVCPTEIAEFGRLNGEFADRDAQVLGVSVDNEFVHYAWRKDHPDLRELPFPMLSDIKRELTSACGVLGEDGVAQRATFIVDPNNEIQFVMVTAGSVGRNVSEVLRVLDALQTDELCPCNWNSGGATLDANALLAGAGA; via the coding sequence GTGCTCACTGTCGGTGACCACTTCCCCGAGTACGAACTCACCGCCTGCGTGTCGCTCGACGCCGACAAGGCGTTCGAGACGATCAACCACAAGTCCCACGAGGGCCAGTGGCGCGTCGTGTTCTTCTGGCCGAAGGACTTCACCTTCGTCTGCCCCACCGAGATCGCCGAGTTCGGTCGCCTCAACGGCGAGTTCGCCGACCGCGACGCCCAGGTGCTCGGCGTCTCCGTCGACAACGAGTTCGTCCACTACGCCTGGCGCAAGGACCACCCGGACCTGCGCGAGCTGCCCTTCCCGATGCTCAGCGACATCAAGCGTGAGCTGACCTCCGCCTGCGGCGTGCTCGGCGAAGACGGTGTCGCCCAGCGGGCCACCTTCATCGTGGACCCGAACAACGAGATCCAGTTCGTCATGGTGACCGCCGGTTCGGTCGGCCGTAACGTCTCCGAGGTGCTGCGGGTGCTCGACGCCCTCCAGACCGACGAGCTGTGCCCGTGCAACTGGAACTCCGGCGGCGCGACGCTCGACGCCAACGCGCTCCTCGCCGGCGCCGGGGCCTGA
- a CDS encoding FAD:protein FMN transferase — protein MRIEHRRTHWADEQPRTRWVDQSAFRPVRPDLHLGASSHRVERPGAGASGRIAVRHNVTTSTADYTLLLNAPEWLGHRVVGEALRDAVAELRAVDLTYGPNRPDSLVSRLRRDEISPDSYPPLADLIDLCASMRAATDGWFDAWAVPGGFDPGGLLGGWAVERAAARLRAAGVHDYAVLSGADLTVRGRAAHGGPWRVAVHHPTDTRRTPVVLEMTTGAVGTSGVTGRRGHVIDPHTGEPTDRLVAATVIGPDLAAADAYATALYAAGPAGLAWFRHDSDYRPLFAQHRR, from the coding sequence ATGCGGATCGAACACCGGCGAACCCACTGGGCGGACGAGCAACCACGTACCCGCTGGGTCGATCAGTCCGCGTTCCGCCCGGTCCGTCCGGACCTGCACCTGGGCGCCAGCAGCCACCGCGTCGAGCGGCCCGGCGCCGGCGCGTCCGGCCGGATCGCCGTCCGGCACAACGTGACCACCTCGACCGCCGACTACACGCTGCTGCTCAACGCGCCCGAGTGGCTGGGCCACCGGGTGGTGGGCGAGGCGCTGCGGGACGCCGTCGCCGAACTGCGGGCCGTCGACCTCACCTACGGACCGAACCGGCCGGACAGCCTCGTGTCCCGGCTGCGCCGCGACGAGATCAGCCCCGACTCGTACCCCCCGCTGGCCGACCTGATCGACCTCTGCGCGTCGATGCGGGCGGCGACCGACGGGTGGTTCGACGCCTGGGCCGTGCCCGGCGGCTTCGACCCGGGCGGCCTGCTCGGCGGATGGGCGGTGGAGCGGGCCGCGGCGCGGCTGCGCGCCGCCGGCGTCCACGACTACGCCGTGCTCAGCGGCGCCGACCTGACGGTACGCGGGCGCGCGGCGCACGGCGGGCCGTGGCGGGTCGCGGTGCACCACCCCACCGACACCCGGCGGACGCCTGTCGTGCTGGAGATGACTACCGGCGCGGTGGGCACCTCCGGTGTCACCGGGCGGCGGGGACACGTGATCGACCCGCACACCGGCGAGCCGACCGACCGTCTGGTGGCCGCCACCGTGATCGGCCCGGACCTGGCCGCCGCCGACGCCTACGCCACCGCCCTGTACGCCGCCGGACCGGCCGGACTGGCCTGGTTCCGCCACGACTCGGACTACCGTCCGCTGTTCGCGCAGCACCGGCGCTGA
- a CDS encoding carboxymuconolactone decarboxylase family protein, whose translation MGLDAIKAGLPEYAKDIRLNLGSTITTSTLKPEQAWGTALACAVAARNPVVLREIAAEAAGHLTPEAVEAAKGAAAVMAMNNVYYRAKHLIGDEQYASLPARLRMQIIARPGVEKTDFELWCLAVSAITGCGVCLESHEKTLRAAGFSREQVHEGLRIAAVVHAAAVTLDAEAALA comes from the coding sequence ATGGGTCTGGACGCGATCAAGGCGGGCCTGCCGGAGTACGCCAAGGACATCCGGCTCAACCTCGGCTCCACCATCACCACCTCGACGCTGAAGCCGGAGCAGGCCTGGGGCACCGCCCTGGCCTGCGCGGTGGCGGCCCGCAACCCGGTGGTGCTGCGGGAGATCGCCGCGGAGGCGGCAGGTCACCTCACGCCCGAGGCGGTCGAGGCGGCAAAGGGCGCGGCGGCGGTCATGGCGATGAACAACGTCTACTACCGGGCCAAGCACCTGATCGGCGACGAGCAGTACGCGTCGCTGCCGGCCCGGCTGCGGATGCAGATCATCGCCCGCCCCGGCGTGGAGAAGACCGACTTCGAGCTGTGGTGCCTCGCCGTCTCGGCGATCACCGGCTGCGGCGTCTGCCTGGAGTCGCACGAGAAGACGCTGCGCGCCGCCGGGTTCAGCCGTGAGCAGGTGCACGAGGGGCTGCGGATCGCCGCCGTCGTACATGCCGCCGCGGTGACCCTGGACGCGGAGGCCGCGCTGGCCTGA